Proteins encoded together in one Candidatus Poribacteria bacterium window:
- a CDS encoding tetratricopeptide repeat protein has protein sequence MLCRISHRLCFTILWFFRYRTVTIRANNTGHRCTNMRTDKEPDAFIFTEYDEAIRLNPASAEVYFNRGFARASLDQDPSAIADYDAALRVNPNFAEAYFHRACLKDYLALREPVIAARHAVLRSAVADFDAVIRLDPNFRYLSDTYYRRGNAKYNLDQYEAAIADYDEALRIDPCAAAILSERKDAEDILNFYTEGIAGFDEKIRQNPDDVRTYKIRGETKGFLGRMQEAKADFQKILGLTTDLHIIAEIERHLQELDNPDYWQQYSWRTGD, from the coding sequence ATGCTATGCCGAATCAGCCACAGGTTGTGTTTTACAATTCTGTGGTTTTTTCGTTACAGGACAGTTACTATCAGGGCTAACAACACCGGGCATAGGTGTACAAACATGCGGACTGATAAAGAACCTGACGCATTCATTTTCACTGAATACGATGAGGCGATTCGGCTGAATCCAGCTTCTGCTGAGGTCTACTTCAATCGAGGGTTCGCAAGGGCTTCGCTGGATCAAGATCCGTCTGCCATTGCGGATTATGATGCGGCACTCCGCGTCAATCCGAATTTTGCTGAAGCGTATTTCCATCGAGCATGTCTGAAAGACTACCTGGCACTCCGCGAGCCCGTGATTGCTGCTCGGCACGCGGTGCTGCGTTCCGCGGTTGCTGATTTTGACGCAGTCATACGATTAGATCCTAACTTCCGCTACCTTTCTGATACTTACTACAGGCGAGGAAATGCGAAATACAATTTGGACCAATATGAAGCGGCAATCGCCGATTACGATGAAGCCCTCAGAATCGATCCATGTGCCGCGGCAATCCTTTCCGAACGAAAGGATGCAGAAGACATTCTAAATTTTTATACGGAGGGGATTGCTGGTTTTGATGAAAAAATTCGGCAGAATCCCGATGATGTTAGAACTTACAAAATCCGAGGCGAAACAAAAGGATTCTTAGGACGGATGCAGGAAGCGAAAGCGGATTTCCAAAAAATCTTGGGACTCACGACTGACCTACACATCATAGCAGAGATAGAACGGCACCTTCAAGAGCTTGATAACCCTGACTATTGGCAGCAATATAGTTGGCGGACCGGAGATTAA